A part of Chanos chanos chromosome 9, fChaCha1.1, whole genome shotgun sequence genomic DNA contains:
- the LOC115820266 gene encoding UDP-glucuronosyltransferase 2A1: MTSPLQQAVLLFLVAFLWSSPVCCNAGKILVYPVDGSHWLNMDILLKELYQRGHKLTVVRSSTSWYVPESAPHFSSITISVPHANSLEDPKYMSSFLKRNIDIRRGKGSIWSFIALQKETLSMLEEAHRASAEMVQLILEDQKLVETLRAEHYDLILTDPGFAGGVVLGRYLGLPMVFNVRWITNAEGHFAIAPSPLSYIPTIGSHVSDKMSFLEKLKNFLHYGIGLYIDHGITRPLYQGACSKFIDPNTNVYSLIQGADLWLMRVDFVFEFPRPTMPNVVYIGGFQCKPSKPLPADLEQFVQSSGDHGVVIMSLGTLLGSLGPDISEIIASAFARLPQKVVWRHLGAKPSTLGNNTLLVDWLPQNDLLGHPKTRAFVTHGGTNGIYEAIYHGVPVLGLPLIFDQFDNMVRLKARGVAKVLDVTDLEVDTLTQALKDILDDKQPYRENMARLSRLHHDTPLKPMDSAVFWVEFVMRHKGAAHLRTESYKMPWYAYFNVDVIAVLLCFITAVFSLFTFTCRALCKVLYRKRKVKQN, from the coding sequence ATGACTAGTCCCCTTCAACAAgctgtcctcctcttcctggtGGCCTTCCTATGGAGCTCTCCAGTGTGCTGTAATGCTGGCAAGATCTTAGTGTACCCAGTGGATGGAAGCCATTGGCTCAACATGGACATTCTACTAAAGGAACTATACCAGCGTGGTCACAAGCTGACGGTTGTGCGATCGTCTACCAGCTGGTATGTGCCCGAGAGTGCTCCTCACTTCTCTTCAATCACTATCTCTGTCCCTCATGCCAACAGCCTGGAGGATCCCAAGTACATGTCATCCTTCTTGAAAAGGAACATTGATATACGGAGAGGAAAGGGCTCTATTTGGTCTTTCATTGCACTGCAAAAAGAGACACTCAGCATGCTGGAAGAGGCTCATAGGGCAAGTGCAGAGATGGTACAGCTCATTCTAGAGGACCAAAAATTGGTGGAAACACTCAGAGCCGAGCACTATGACTTGATTTTGACAGACCCTGGCTTTGCAGGTGGAGTTGTGTTGGGACGCTATTTGGGTCTGCCAATGGTGTTCAATGTTCGTTGGATAACTAATGCAGAGGGACACTTTGCCATTGCACCATCACCTCTTTCTTACATCCCAACTATTGGTTCCCATGTCTCTGACAAAATGAGTTTTttggagaaactgaaaaacttCTTGCATTATGGAATTGGCCTGTACATTGATCATGGGATCACAAGACCCCTTTACCAGGGTGCATGCAGCAAATTCATTGACCCAAATACAAATGTCTACTCCCTCATTCAAGGCGCTGACCTGTGGCTCATGCGAGTCGATTTCGTGTTTGAGTTCCCAAGACCTACAATGCCCAACGTTGTCTACATAGGGGGATTCCAGTGTAAACCCTCCAAGCCCTTACCTGCTGACCTGGAGCAGTTTGTGCAAAGCTCTGGAGATCATGGGGTAGTTATCATGTCTTTGGGCACTTTGCTGGGCAGCCTAGGGCCGGATATATCAGAAATAATTGCCTCTGCCTTTGCTCGTTTGCCACAAAAAGTGGTGTGGAGGCACCTTGGCGCAAAGCCATCAACTTTGGGTAACAACACACTGTTGGTGGATTGGCTGCCTCAGAATGATCTCCTGGGCCACCCAAAAACACGAGCTTTTGTCACACATGGCGGCACTAATGGTATTTATGAGGCCATATACCATGGAGTTCCAGTACTGGGCCTTCCACTTATCTTTGATCAGTTTGATAACATGGTTCGACTAAAAGCTAGAGGTGTGGCCAAAGTCCTAGATGTCACAGACTTGGAGGTGGACACCCTAACACAAGCTCTGAAGGACATCCTAGATGATAAACAACCCTATAGGGAAAATATGGCCAGATTATCTCGGCTTCACCATGACACACCTCTCAAGCCCATGGATAGCGCGGTCTTTTGGGTGGAGTTTGTCATGAGGCATAAAGGAGCAGCACACCTACGCACAGAATCCTACAAGATGCCATGGTATGCCTACTTCAATGTGGATGTCATAGCTGTTCTTCTATGTTTCATCActgctgtcttctctctctttacattcACGTGCAGGGCTCTGTGTAAGGTGTTGTATCGcaaaagaaaagtcaaacaaaattaa
- the dedd gene encoding death effector domain-containing protein, translating to MTSQQHANANPPLLIPQNSSANQGRQHTQSGPLDTSPSSSGASTPQRGVMGAVSSAAPNSSTALSLNRSASGSCANSASSRRPTSGRFEPWPEEAVDNAYGLYSLHRMFDIVGAQLTHRDVRVLSFLFVDVIDEYERGGIRSGRDFLLALERQGRCDETNFRHVLQLLRIITRHDLLPYVTLRKRQTVCPDPVDKYLEETSVRYVSPRGNGESRQGTVHRRTGPQPLICCSPSGAQVCPPRAKPSPPVPSRKRKRAHTTAECREKQTCDIRLRVRAEYCQHESALQGNVFSNKQEVLERQFERFNQANTILKSRDLGSIICDIKFSELTYLDAFWRDYINGSLLEALKGVFITDSLKQAVGHEAIKLLVNVDEEDYQAGRRKLLRNLVAGGATTTGSTRETAS from the exons ATGACCTCACAGCAGCATGCAAATGCCAACCCTCCCCTGCTCATTCCACAGAACTCTTCTGCCAACCAGGGGAGGCAGCACACGCAGTCCGGTCCGCTGGACACCTCTCCCAGCAGCTCGGGTGCCTCCACTCCTCAGAGAGGTGTAATGGGTGCTGTGTCATCTGCAGCACCAAATAGTTCTACAGCGTTGTCTTTGAACAGATCCGCCTCTGGTTCTTGTGCTAATTCAGCTTCATCACGGAGGCCCACGTCTGGCAGATTCGAACCGTGGCCCGAGGAGGCGGTAGATAACGCTTACGGATTATACTCCTTGCATCGCATGTTTGACATCGTGGGAGCCCAGCTGACGCACCGCGACGTTCGAGTCCTTTCCTTCCTGTTTGTGGATGTCATTGACGAGTATGAACGCGGAGGTATCCGGAGCGGACGGGATTTCCTTTTGGCGCTTGAGCGGCAGGGGCGCTGCGACGAAACCAACTTCAGACACGTCCTCCAACTCCTGCGCATCATCACCCGTCATGACCTGCTGCCCTATGTCACACTCAGGAAGAGACAGACTG TTTGCCCAGATCCAGTGGATAAATATCTGGAGGAGACGTCTGTGCGCTATGTTTCTCCCAGAGGAAACGGAGAGAGCCGACAAGGCACAGTTCACAGAAGAACAG GTCCTCAACCCCTGATTTGCTGCTCTCCATCAGGAGCCCAGGTATGCCCCCCACGTGCCAAGCCTTCCCCTCCTGTGCCGAgcaggaaaaggaagagagccCACACCACAGCTGAATGTAGAGAGAAGCAAACCTGTG ACATTCGCCTGCGTGTGCGTGCTGAGTACTGCCAACACGAATCAGCGCTGCAAGGCAATGTCTTCTCTAATAAGCAGGAGGTGCTGGAAAGACAGTTTGAACGCTTCAACCAGGCCAACACCATCCTCAAGTCCCGCGACCTAGGCTCCATCATCTGTGACATCAAGTTCTCTGAGCTTACTTACCTGGATGCCTTCTGGAGAGACTACATCAATGGCTCCCTGTTGGAAGCACTGAAGGGTGTCTTCATCACAGACTCGCTAAAGCAGGCCGTGGGACATGAGGCCATCAAACTGTTGGTCAATGTGGATGAAGAGGACTACCAGGCGGGCCGACGCAAACTGCTGCGGAACCTGGTTGCAGGAGGAGCTACGACAACAGGCAGCACCAGAGAGACTGCGTCCTAG
- the LOC115821327 gene encoding phospholipase A and acyltransferase 3-like, giving the protein MDYTEKVNNIVATAQFGDLIEFAYPERWPYLKWYSHWGVYDGDGYVIHFAAPDEGEVMKRFRNLLSLMQLPFFGDLLLGETKIRRQLLSDVKVPRGANVSISNNRHARRPSAEAEMRQRRDALLDKVLKYDLLTLNCEHFATFVRYGESICNQVPFRAKNTELKEATEKFKHLSS; this is encoded by the exons ATGGATTACACTGAAAAG GTTAATAACATTGTGGCTACTGCCCAGTTTGGAGATTTGATTGAGTTTGCTTACCCTGAGAGATGGCCCTACCTCAAATGGTACTCACACTGGGGTGTATATGATGGAGATGGATATGTGATTCATTTTGCTGCTCCAG ATGAAGGAGAGGTGATGAAAAGGTTCCGCAACCTCTTGAGCCTAATGCAGCTCCCATTCTTTGGAGACCTTCTTCTGGGGGAGACCAAAATACGTAGGCAGCTCCTCTCAGATGTGAAAGTGCCTCGAGGTGCTAATGTCTCAATCAGCAATAATCGTCATGCTCGCAGACCATCTGCAGAAGCTGAAATGAGACAGCGGCGTGATGCCTTACTGGACAAGGTGCTTAAGTACGATCTTCTCACACTAAACTGTGAACACTTTGCCACCTTTGTACGTTATGGTGAATCTATCTGTAATCAG GTTCCATTCAGAGCAAAAAATACTGAACTTAAAGAAGCAACGGAAAAGTTCAAACACCTTTCATCATAG